A genome region from Lucilia cuprina isolate Lc7/37 chromosome 3, ASM2204524v1, whole genome shotgun sequence includes the following:
- the LOC111683185 gene encoding pancreatic lipase-related protein 2, with protein MHFLHSRFISIVAFISIILILQPKFSIAFGHKWHAMKSTFRYLQETMLRTSLNRAQLNYGIIFECRTTSNVRIGEEAHFSLQLGDLKGFRMLDSNKRLALFLHGWNDEGSKGWVQEMLRTWTYFDPECSVCVVDWGNLSQNDYKTASMSIFDVGLTVAGIVEALEQLSSNKFSRKNVTIAGYSLGAHAAGFAGTALNGEVEQIIGLDPAGPLFTMPSVVSPEYRLDQSDAQFVQILHTSAGTLGSGVKAGHADFYPNGGKAPQSNCRLFMNLQDVQNTNPIACSHSTAAVFFKQSMDPTYAFMGYHCDSYKNYARGLCWNNRRGRFGIHSQRASYGNFYFDTEPNKPYVKQTTRRRWRPPQRWNSRYG; from the exons atgcatttccTGCATTCCCGTTTTATCAGCATTGTGgcttttatttcaataattttaatacttCAACCGAAATTCAGCATAGCCTTCGGTCATAAATGGCATGCAATGAAGAGTACATTTCGCTATTTGCAAGAGACCATGTTAAGAACAAGTCTCAATCGTGCTCAACTTAATTACGGCATTATTTTTGAATGTCGTACAAC CTCAAATGTAAGAATAGGAGAAGAAGCTCACTTCAGCTTGCAGTTAGGAGACCTTAAAGGTTTTCGTATGTTAGACAGCAATAAAAGATTAGCGCTATTTCTGCATGGCTGGAATGATGAGGGCAGTAAAGGCTGGGTGCAGGAAATGTTAAGAA CTTGGACCTATTTTGATCCGGAGTGCAGCGTATGTGTTGTCGATTGGGGCAATTTGTCACAGAATGATTATAAGACAGCTTCCATGTCCATATTCGATGTCGGCCTAACGGTGGCAGGTATTGTGGAAGCCTTAGAACAATTAAGCTCGAATAAGTTTAGCCGTAAGAATGTAACTATAGCTGGCTATAGTTTGGGAGCACATGCAGCTGGTTTTGCGGGTACTGCTCTTAATGGTGAAGTTGAACAAATTATAGGTTTAGATCCAGCAGGACCACTATTTACCATGCCCTCTGTGGTGtcaccagaatatagactggatcAAAGTGATGCACAATTTGTACAGATTCTACACACGTCGGCCGGTACGTTAGGTTCGGGTGTGAAAGCAGGTCATGCTGATTTCTATCCCAATGGCGGCAAGGCACCACAGAGTAACTGTCGTCTCTTTATGAATCTACAGGATGTACAAAATACCA ATCCCATAGCCTGCAGCCATTCGACGGCAGCTGTGTTTTTTAAACAGTCCATGGATCCCACTTATGCCTTTATGGGCTACCACTGTGATAGTTATAAGAATTATGCCCGTGGTCTTTGCTGGAACAATCGCCGTGGTCGTTTTGGCATTCATTCACAACGTGCTAGTTATGGTAATTTTTACTTTGATACGGAGCCCAATAAACCTTATGTAAAGCAGACAACCAGACGACGTTGGAGACCTCCACAACGTTGGAACAGTCGTTATGGCTAA